The Deltaproteobacteria bacterium genome segment ATTTCAAAAAATACGGGATTCGTGATTATCGGGGTGGAGGGCGAGCCTCAGGCCGTGAAACGGCGGCACGTGTCGCTGCCGGGGCGATTGCCGGAAAAATCATCTCCCATGAAGGCATGGAAATCATTGCCTATACAAAAGTGCTGGGGGGTATTGCAATAAAGCTGGACCGTGATGGGGCGAAAAATATCTCCCCCGAAGATATTGCTGAGAACAGTTTGATGTGCCCGGATAAGGACGCTGCCCGGAAAATGGAGGCGAAACTGGAGGAAGCGAGGCGCAGCGGTGATTCCCTCGGCGGCATTGTCGAAATTATCGTCAGGCGGTGCCCTCCAGGTTTGGGAGAACCGGTATTTGACAAAATGGATGCCGATCTTGCCAAGGCCCTCATGAGTATCGGGACGGTAAAGGGAGTGGAAATTGGGGCTGGTTTTAAGGTTGCGGAAATGACCGGTTCGCAGGCAAATGACCCTATCACACCGGATGGTTTTCTATCCAATAATGCCGGTGGGATACTGGCCGGTATTACCACAGGCCAGGAGATCGTTATACGGGCAGCCTGCAAGCCGATTGCGTCCATCGCCAAGGTTCAGCAGACCATCAATGAGCGGGGGGAGCCA includes the following:
- the aroC gene encoding chorismate synthase; the encoded protein is FKKYGIRDYRGGGRASGRETAARVAAGAIAGKIISHEGMEIIAYTKVLGGIAIKLDRDGAKNISPEDIAENSLMCPDKDAARKMEAKLEEARRSGDSLGGIVEIIVRRCPPGLGEPVFDKMDADLAKALMSIGTVKGVEIGAGFKVAEMTGSQANDPITPDGFLSNNAGGILAGITTGQEIVIRAACKPIASIAKVQQTINERGEPVEISIKGRHDVSVIPRIIPVCEAMVSIVLADHLLRQKAVAHE